The nucleotide sequence ACGGGCAAGAACATCAAGTCCAAGTGTCGGCTCGTCAAGAAACAGTATTTGTGGCTCGGAAATCAAAGCCATTGCAATTGATAAGCGCCTCTGCCATCCACCAGATAAAGTCTTTGCTTTGCAATTTGCAATTTCTGAAAGTCCAAATGATATAATAGTTTCTTCTGCCTTTTGTTTTGAAGTTTTAATATTATGCCCATAAATACCGCATGTGAGCTCAAGATTCTCACGTACTGTCAAATTTGGGGCAACTGCAGTTTCCTGAGGAGATACATTGATTTTTTCTTTTACTTTTATCGGGTTTGCGATTACACTGTCACCCAGCAATAACGCATCTCCACTTGTCAGTTTTGTAAGACAAGATAGCATTTTTATTGTAGTTGTTTTTCCAGCGCCGTTCACTCCGAGCAAGGAAAAAAGCTCACCTTGCTCTATTTCAAGATTTAAAGCATCAACAGCGGTTTTATTTTTATACTCTTTTGTAAGGTTAATCGTTTGAATTGCCTTCATTATCATCACCATCCTTTTTCATTCCTTTTATGGATTTTGCAAAGGTTAATGATTCCTCTTCGGTATGGTCTGGATAGATTTCTTTCGCTTTACCAGCGAAAATAGCATCAGCAATCTTGGCAAACACGCCATATCTTTCAATAGCAATGCCTTTCTTGGAATCGGCAAGCAAAAGTAAAGTATCACCTGGATTTATGTCGAACATATTCCTAACCTCTTTAGGAATCACAATTTGACCTTTGGGACCAACCTTGACTGAACCCATATATTTATTGTTTTCTTTTGTTTTACTTTTCATAATGGCCTCCTTTATCTCGAGATATGTATTACTTGTATAACTTGTATAACTTATATAACATATCTTACACCTATTTAGAATTTTTTGCAATAGGAAAAAACATAATTAATACGACCCATGCAAGTAAGGACAGTTTAAAGTGAGCTTTGTGTTTATTATTTACTTCTCCACTCAGTAGATATTGCCACAGAGGAAAGGGGTTAAAGTTGGAATTGTAGTTTTCCCACTTTAACCCCTGATACTTGCTATTTAACAGTTAATTTCTCTAGCCAGACAAGTCCCTGTCCCCTTATCTGTTTCTAGTAGCTTTTTATTAAAAGTTTTGTAGCTATAAATGATCATTGACACTCATTATTTAATGTTAGTTTTAATCATTCTTTCTACTAACACTAAGTAATCTCCTTTATACTCAATACTCTTTTTAATAATTAATATTGCTATTCCATGAACCATACTCCACAGTGTTAATGTCTTTTCCATATATAAATTTTCATCCAATTTTATTTCCTTATAGTATCTTTCTGCGCTGCCTCTAAAAACTCCAAAGGCACTATCTTTAATATCTGGAAATTTATCATCTTCTATTTTTATCGGATATGGATTATCTGACAAAAACATAAACTTTAAATACTCTGGATTTTCCACCATAAACTTCACATATGCTTTTCCCATTTCAACAATTTGTAATTTAGGTTCATTATGATATAGCTCAGTTACCTCTAGTAATGTTATATGAAATTTTTTCCAAACCTCTTTAATAATTTCATTAATAAGTGCATCCTTATCTTTAAAGTGTTTATAGGGAGCATTATGGCTTACCCCACACATACTTGCAACTTTTCTTAACGAGAATCCCTCAATACCTTCTTTATTTAACAGTGATAATCCATTGCGTATAAGTTCTTGTTTTAAATCACCATGATGATATTTTCTACCCACTGCTTCCTGCCTCCCTAAACTTAGCATATATTTTAAATATTACTTGATGCTAATTATAACATAATAAGTTGACACCGTAAACTTATTGTTGTATAATCAAATTAATGTTTACAGTGTCAACATAATGTAATAAATATATTCTAAAAAACCTACTATTCTAAAAGAATGTCTTAAATAAAATAATAAATAAAGGAGATGTTTTAAATGAAAATCGTAGTTCTAAATGGAAGTCCCAAAGGTGATATAAGCGTTACTATGCAGTATATTAACTACATTCAAAAAAGATTTAAGCAACATGAATTGAAAATAATTAATATTTCACAAAAGATTAATCAAATAGAAAAGGATAAAGAGGTTTTTGAGAGTATAATTAGCGACGTTAAATCTAGTGATGGAGTTATTTGGGCATTCCCTCTTTACGTATTCACTGTTCATTCAAATTACCAACGCTTTATAGAATTAATTTTCGAAAGAAATGTTGAATATGCTTTCAAAGAAAAATATACTTCAGTTCTTGCTACATCAATTCACTTTTATGACCATACTGCAGTAAATTACATAAATTCTATTTGTGATGATTTAAATATGAATTATATAGATTATTTTTCACTGCATATGTATGATTTAAAGAAAGAAGATATAAGAAAAAATCTATTAAAATTCGCCCAGAACTATTTTAATGCAATAGAAAATAAAGTAGTTACTTTAAAAAACTACAGTCCAATAGAGTATTCTCCAATAGAATATATTCCAGAAATTATTCCTGACAAAATAGATGTTTCAAAGAAAAAAGTAGTTATAGTAACTGATTCTTTAGAAAATATTAATTTGAAAAACATGATAAATAAATTCAAAAACTCATTTTCACAAACTATAGAATTAGTTAATCTCCAAGATATAGATATTAAAGGAGGCTGCTTAGGTTGCTTAAAATGTGGTTATAACTATGAGTGTGTTTACACTGGTAAAGATGATTTTATTGATTTTTATAATAGCAAATTAAAAACTGCGGATATAATAGTTTTTGCTGGTAACATTATATACAGACATTTATCTTCTACATGGAAAAGATTCTTTGACAGAAGCTTTTTTAATACTCACACTCCATCTCTTTCAGGTAAACAAATAGGGTTTATAATATCTGGTGCTTTAAGTCAAACACCTAATTTAAAACAGATATTAGAAGCCTATACGGAGTGGCAAGGATCCAATTTAGTTGGCTTCGTCACTGATGAATATGATACCAGTATAGAAATCGATAAACAATTACATGCCTTTTCACATAACCTTGTTAAATTATCAACTATAAATTACAGTAAGCCCGCCACTTTTCTTGGTGTAGCAGGTATGAAGATGTTTAGAGATGAAGTATGGGGAAAGATAAGATTTCCATTTATCGCTGATTACAAGGCTTATAAAGCACTTAATGTATATGATTTTCCACAAAAAAATTATAATTCTAGAATAACAAATTTTATATTTATGCTGTTGTGTAAATTTCCTTCCATAAGAAAAGAAATTTATTCTAACCAAATAAAACCTGGAATGATTAGGTCACTAAAAAGAATTGTAGAAGATACAACTATTTAGTGGCATTGCAATTCATGTAACATTATTGTATTTATTTATTTTTTTAAAATGTGTATTAAGTATACTAAATTTGTTTTGCATTTTTGTTGAAGTAAATTTTCGTTTATTTATATATAACAAAAATCCCTAAAATCATATAAGATTAAGGGGTTTTTATTAATTATATTTAATTCTAGATTTTAAACCTTATCAACCATACATCCTATTATTCTTGCAGTTTATCTCAATTATATTTATTTTTTTAGGTATTTTAATATTTAAGTCCATATTTCTATTAAAATGTTTTTATTTTCTAATAATTCTATTTATCTTTTCTTATATATCACCTCTACTATTATTCATCTTTAATTTTTTACTATTGAACCGTTCCCTTAAGACTTAATAACTATACTGAAAGTTTTATGTTGTATATATTTTTTGAACCATATTTTTAGCCTTATTGTAGTTTATATGGTATTTTATACAAACAAATGAACCGTCCCTTTGTTTGCCCTTAAGGAGCTTTTTCAATCATTACATATATTTGTGTCAGATAATATTTTTGCAACCTCAATTTTTTTAAATTGAAGTACATTTCTTAAAATAGAGCATATGATATATTAAAACCTATGAAAGGAATGACCAATATGTATAATGGTTATGAGCCATATCCATACTACGTTGACACATCAATGTATAACTTAAATAATATATATAATGTTTATAGAAGGTATCCATGTCCTTACTGGGTTAATCCACCAATGTATAACCCATACTATTGGTTTATTGAATTGAAGGATTATGGGCCAGATCCGTTCGTAGTAAATATTGAGAAAGCTACTAAGCAAAATAATACTTTTCGTACCGCTTTATGGACAGGAGATAATTTGCAAGTTACATTAATGAGTATTAAGCCTGGTGAGGACATAGGATTAGAAGTTCATCCCACAGTTGATCAATTCATACGTATTGAAGAAGGTCAAGGAATTGTTCAAATGGGCGATAGTAAAGATAAGTTGGATTTTCAAGAAGAAGTCTATGATGATTATGCAATCATGATACCTGCTGGTAAATGGCACAATGTAATCAATACGGGTAATAAACCGCTTAAATTGTATACTATCTATGCGCCACCTGAGCATCCACGTGGTACGGTTCATGAAACAAAAGAAGATGCAGAAGCTGCTGAAAAAAAGTACGGCCAATAATATCAAAAGAATCTGCAAAAACAGCTTTCTAGTGTAAGATCAAATTATCATGGGAGGCTGTTTTTTTTATGGCAAGAAGACATAATTTTATAAGATGGGACGGTTTGGAGTGAACCCATTTAAGTGTACGATTTGAGTACGGTTTAAATTGCTAGATTTTTCTTAAATTATATAGTCTTGTTTATAGATATATGGGTCACTACTCTTAAGTTTTTTATCTTCACTTAGTATTGCTTCTTTAGACCTACCAACACTTTTATTAGGCTTAGTAGCATCAGGAAGTAACAGACCTTTTTTAACTTTTCCCATTTATTAACATCCGGATTGAAACCGTCCCCTTTGGGTGCTAAGCTATGTTACTAAGCTATAAGCTATAAATTATACTTCTTAAATTTACGAACTACTGTTGAATGATCAACTCCAATGGCTTCTGCCATTTGTCTTGTACTTGAAAATAATTTTTTCACATTAAATAAATATTCTTTCTCCATACGTTCCATATATTCCTTTAATTTGTACTTTGACATCTCTTTTCTATTCATATTATTATTAGAAGGAAAATCCAAAGTGTCTCCTTGACTTAATATCACCATTTTTTCTATCATATTCTTTAATTCACGAACATTTCCTGACCAATCATACTGTTGTAATTGAATTAATGTATCTAATCCTAGCTTTTTTGTAATTCCATATTTACTTGTATAACGCTTTAGGAAATGTACAGCTAAGGGAATAATATCAGATTGTCTTTCTCGTAAAGGCGGAATATTAATAGTCACAACATTTAATCGATAATATAAATCTTCTCTAAATTTATTCTTCTGAATTTGTTCTTTAATATTTTGATTTGTTGCTGCGATAATTCGAGTATCAATAGGAACTTCTTCTACACTACCTATAGGTGAATATACTCTGTTCTCCAAAACTCGTAATAGTTTTACCTGCAAATATTGAGGCAATTCACCAATTTCATCCAGAAAGAGAGTTCCGTTTTGTGCATAATGAAGAATTCCTTTCTTCCCTTCTTTTAATCCCCCTGTAAAACTTCCTGGTGTATAACCAAATAGCTCAGACTCCATAAGTTCA is from Abyssisolibacter fermentans and encodes:
- a CDS encoding NAD(P)H-dependent oxidoreductase, translating into MKIVVLNGSPKGDISVTMQYINYIQKRFKQHELKIINISQKINQIEKDKEVFESIISDVKSSDGVIWAFPLYVFTVHSNYQRFIELIFERNVEYAFKEKYTSVLATSIHFYDHTAVNYINSICDDLNMNYIDYFSLHMYDLKKEDIRKNLLKFAQNYFNAIENKVVTLKNYSPIEYSPIEYIPEIIPDKIDVSKKKVVIVTDSLENINLKNMINKFKNSFSQTIELVNLQDIDIKGGCLGCLKCGYNYECVYTGKDDFIDFYNSKLKTADIIVFAGNIIYRHLSSTWKRFFDRSFFNTHTPSLSGKQIGFIISGALSQTPNLKQILEAYTEWQGSNLVGFVTDEYDTSIEIDKQLHAFSHNLVKLSTINYSKPATFLGVAGMKMFRDEVWGKIRFPFIADYKAYKALNVYDFPQKNYNSRITNFIFMLLCKFPSIRKEIYSNQIKPGMIRSLKRIVEDTTI
- a CDS encoding TetR/AcrR family transcriptional regulator; translation: MGRKYHHGDLKQELIRNGLSLLNKEGIEGFSLRKVASMCGVSHNAPYKHFKDKDALINEIIKEVWKKFHITLLEVTELYHNEPKLQIVEMGKAYVKFMVENPEYLKFMFLSDNPYPIKIEDDKFPDIKDSAFGVFRGSAERYYKEIKLDENLYMEKTLTLWSMVHGIAILIIKKSIEYKGDYLVLVERMIKTNIK
- a CDS encoding cupin domain-containing protein; the encoded protein is MYNGYEPYPYYVDTSMYNLNNIYNVYRRYPCPYWVNPPMYNPYYWFIELKDYGPDPFVVNIEKATKQNNTFRTALWTGDNLQVTLMSIKPGEDIGLEVHPTVDQFIRIEEGQGIVQMGDSKDKLDFQEEVYDDYAIMIPAGKWHNVINTGNKPLKLYTIYAPPEHPRGTVHETKEDAEAAEKKYGQ
- a CDS encoding AbrB/MazE/SpoVT family DNA-binding domain-containing protein, producing the protein MKSKTKENNKYMGSVKVGPKGQIVIPKEVRNMFDINPGDTLLLLADSKKGIAIERYGVFAKIADAIFAGKAKEIYPDHTEEESLTFAKSIKGMKKDGDDNEGNSND
- a CDS encoding ABC transporter ATP-binding protein, which produces MKAIQTINLTKEYKNKTAVDALNLEIEQGELFSLLGVNGAGKTTTIKMLSCLTKLTSGDALLLGDSVIANPIKVKEKINVSPQETAVAPNLTVRENLELTCGIYGHNIKTSKQKAEETIISFGLSEIANCKAKTLSGGWQRRLSIAMALISEPQILFLDEPTLGLDVLARRELWKIIEMLKGKITIILTTHYLEEAEALSNRIGVMAEGKLVAVGTTEELMNKTGVDKFEDAFIKLCKEGGNVE
- a CDS encoding sigma-54 interaction domain-containing protein, with the translated sequence MKNDFITNENMIKCIDESNDGIMISDAEGRILYANESYLIMTKLDKTILGHYIDEYVSKGIITKSTCLSCIKYQRTYTHVHHEKNGVEIITVSKPIFKTNGKLEHTITNVRDISSYVNLNQNLVEVNEKIAHSSNDIKCGDQEIIANSPEMMQVIDLAKTVSKVDASILILGETGVGKDVVARYIHKNSSRAGNRFITLNCGAIPGELMESELFGYTPGSFTGGLKEGKKGILHYAQNGTLFLDEIGELPQYLQVKLLRVLENRVYSPIGSVEEVPIDTRIIAATNQNIKEQIQKNKFREDLYYRLNVVTINIPPLRERQSDIIPLAVHFLKRYTSKYGITKKLGLDTLIQLQQYDWSGNVRELKNMIEKMVILSQGDTLDFPSNNNMNRKEMSKYKLKEYMERMEKEYLFNVKKLFSSTRQMAEAIGVDHSTVVRKFKKYNL